A window of the Candidatus Paraluminiphilus aquimaris genome harbors these coding sequences:
- a CDS encoding FAD-dependent oxidoreductase, whose translation MAQWECIVCGLIYDEKEGWPDDGIAPGTKWADVPDDWTCPDCGVGKDDFELIPGTEDEADSEDAPASSDTGPSDHPIVVVGSGLAAYGLANAIKKTDAEAAITLITRDGGENYSKPMISTGFTKKFTPDQLATQTAQNMSDNLGVTVRTRTEVALLDTTASEVVLTTGERVPYSSLVLTLGAELIRPPMGGDAADEVMGVNDLDDYRRFRETLASTGGNKVAVIGAGLIGCEFTNDLLNGGYAVEAVDPMNYCLPTLLPETAGRAVQSALEAKGATFHFGPLATDVNKTADGYSVALNNGQSIEADAVLSAVGVRPRTQLAADAGIECGRGVKTDKFLRTNVDNVYAIGDCAEVEGHVLVYVAPLMAAARALAATLTGTPTEVAYPAMPVTIKTPACPVCVSPVARDAEGEWTIEADGQDVKALFHSPEGELLGFALTGQAIKERMPLTKQLPPIL comes from the coding sequence ATGGCCCAGTGGGAATGCATTGTTTGTGGACTCATTTACGATGAGAAAGAGGGATGGCCCGATGACGGTATCGCACCCGGCACCAAGTGGGCGGACGTGCCTGACGATTGGACCTGCCCCGACTGCGGTGTTGGCAAAGATGACTTTGAACTGATTCCCGGCACTGAGGACGAGGCAGATTCCGAGGACGCCCCTGCTTCGAGCGACACCGGACCCTCTGATCATCCTATCGTTGTGGTCGGTTCTGGCTTGGCGGCCTACGGTTTGGCTAACGCGATTAAGAAAACGGATGCAGAAGCAGCCATTACGCTCATTACACGCGATGGCGGTGAAAACTATTCAAAACCCATGATCTCTACCGGTTTCACCAAGAAATTTACACCCGATCAGCTAGCAACCCAAACAGCACAGAACATGTCAGACAACCTCGGTGTAACGGTGCGAACGCGTACCGAGGTCGCCTTGCTCGATACAACAGCGAGTGAAGTTGTCCTAACAACTGGAGAGCGAGTGCCCTACTCAAGCCTCGTATTGACGCTCGGCGCTGAACTAATTCGTCCCCCCATGGGAGGCGATGCCGCGGATGAGGTGATGGGTGTTAATGATCTCGACGATTACCGACGATTCCGTGAAACGCTCGCCAGCACCGGTGGAAATAAAGTCGCTGTAATTGGCGCCGGGCTTATTGGCTGTGAGTTTACGAACGACCTTTTAAATGGCGGTTATGCGGTCGAAGCCGTTGATCCCATGAACTACTGCTTACCAACGCTCTTACCTGAGACTGCTGGTCGCGCGGTGCAGAGCGCACTGGAGGCAAAAGGCGCCACTTTTCACTTTGGTCCTCTTGCAACCGACGTCAACAAAACGGCGGATGGTTATAGCGTTGCACTTAATAACGGCCAGAGCATTGAGGCCGATGCTGTGCTGTCTGCCGTGGGTGTTCGTCCACGCACGCAACTCGCAGCTGATGCGGGTATTGAGTGTGGACGTGGTGTAAAGACTGATAAGTTTCTTCGCACCAACGTCGACAACGTTTATGCCATTGGTGACTGTGCGGAGGTTGAAGGCCATGTCTTGGTCTATGTGGCGCCACTCATGGCCGCTGCGCGCGCACTTGCAGCCACGCTGACGGGCACGCCAACTGAAGTCGCTTATCCCGCCATGCCGGTAACCATCAAAACACCCGCGTGTCCGGTCTGTGTGTCTCCTGTGGCGCGTGACGCTGAGGGCGAATGGACCATTGAGGCTGATGGACAAGACGTCAAAGCGTTATTCCACAGCCCCGAGGGTGAGTTACTCGGTTTTGCGCTGACAGGTCAGGCGATAAAAGAGCGCATGCCGCTGACGAAGCAGTTACCACCCATTCTGTGA
- a CDS encoding YeiH family protein, whose translation MTKMHTVIAYSLAAGLSIYTQQAAVALFLGIGLALTLGPAPMSHASKLSRGALQSGVVILGLALPFREVVTLGSSNGLIVSVMVVATLFSGYLLLKVIRTDETSGKLLTTGTAVCGGTAVATMAPVIQAQDRQVAQTLTIIFVLNGIAILLFPAIGEQLNLSQQQFGMWAAMAIHDTSSVVGAAAAYGDEAMTTAATLKVLRILWLIPVIILASYSMKRVTANEVRVPLFVALFFIASLIGGYFQFESVVTTGFSMISKSLFALALFLIGSQMSLESLRTICPRLIGMALILWGGLSTASLLWILNL comes from the coding sequence ATGACAAAAATGCATACCGTTATTGCCTATTCATTGGCCGCAGGGCTATCGATCTATACCCAGCAAGCAGCGGTTGCACTGTTTCTCGGTATCGGCCTTGCGCTAACGCTTGGCCCCGCCCCAATGAGTCATGCATCAAAATTGTCGAGAGGCGCCCTTCAGAGCGGCGTCGTTATTCTCGGGTTAGCACTCCCCTTTCGTGAGGTCGTCACACTCGGTTCAAGCAACGGACTGATCGTGTCGGTAATGGTCGTTGCAACCTTGTTTTCGGGATATCTGCTTCTAAAGGTCATCCGCACTGACGAGACGAGTGGTAAGCTTTTGACAACAGGCACCGCCGTTTGCGGGGGCACTGCAGTGGCTACGATGGCACCGGTCATCCAAGCTCAAGACAGGCAGGTCGCACAGACCCTGACGATCATTTTTGTACTTAACGGCATCGCCATTCTTTTGTTTCCCGCTATTGGCGAGCAGTTAAATTTGAGCCAGCAACAATTTGGCATGTGGGCGGCCATGGCGATCCACGATACTTCCTCTGTTGTGGGTGCGGCGGCTGCATACGGTGATGAAGCGATGACGACCGCCGCAACATTAAAGGTCCTTCGTATTCTCTGGCTCATACCTGTCATCATACTTGCTAGCTATTCGATGAAACGGGTTACTGCGAATGAAGTGCGCGTTCCGCTCTTCGTGGCCTTATTTTTCATCGCCAGTCTGATTGGTGGCTATTTCCAGTTCGAGAGCGTAGTCACCACTGGCTTTTCCATGATCAGCAAAAGCTTGTTTGCGTTGGCACTCTTTCTTATCGGCTCTCAAATGTCATTAGAGTCACTCAGGACCATTTGTCCGCGCCTCATTGGCATGGCGCTCATTTTGTGGGGCGGGTTGAGCACAGCCAGTCTCCTCTGGATTCTCAACCTTTAG
- a CDS encoding M20/M25/M40 family metallo-hydrolase → MKGMKRFCASALLVAVSASVSAQGGQLSENEKAMVSWIDAHQDKAIALLEETVNIGSGTMNHAGVRAVGDVMARELDSLGLETRWIDMPEEMNRAGHLFATKKGKGKKFLLIGHLDTVFEADDDFQAFSRNGNIATGPGIADMKDGNAVIVYALRALQHIGALDGIPITVAYTGDEEKSGRPLSISRRDLIEAGKWADIALGFEGAITTEGADWATIARRSSSSWMLEVEGKQAHSSSIFSEQTGAGAINEAARIIDAFYSDVRGDYGLTFNAGTLQGGTTVSYDPSQNRGKTFGKTNVVPNTAIAHGGIRALSVEQLARAKVKMQAIVASHLPKTSASITFTDSYPPMAPSPGNRALADELSTINQALGRGAMKTWDPLRRGAADISFVAPYTDALAGMGALGKGGHTPNESLALDSMALAIKRAAILIYRLSGKAAQEQ, encoded by the coding sequence ATGAAAGGGATGAAAAGGTTTTGTGCCAGCGCGCTTTTGGTTGCCGTCTCGGCGAGTGTGTCAGCGCAAGGGGGACAACTGTCCGAGAACGAGAAAGCCATGGTGAGCTGGATTGACGCGCACCAAGATAAAGCGATAGCGCTACTCGAAGAGACGGTCAATATCGGCAGCGGAACGATGAATCACGCAGGGGTTCGTGCTGTGGGTGATGTCATGGCCCGAGAACTTGATTCACTGGGATTAGAGACACGATGGATCGATATGCCCGAGGAAATGAACCGCGCGGGACACCTCTTCGCGACAAAAAAAGGCAAAGGTAAGAAATTCCTGCTGATCGGACATCTCGATACAGTGTTTGAGGCCGACGACGATTTTCAAGCCTTCTCACGGAACGGCAATATCGCAACAGGCCCCGGCATTGCAGACATGAAAGACGGTAACGCTGTGATCGTCTACGCACTCAGAGCACTGCAACACATTGGTGCGCTCGACGGCATTCCTATCACCGTTGCGTACACGGGTGACGAAGAAAAGTCAGGGAGACCTTTGTCAATTAGCCGAAGAGATCTGATTGAGGCGGGAAAATGGGCCGATATCGCGCTTGGATTCGAGGGTGCCATCACCACAGAAGGGGCAGATTGGGCGACCATTGCGCGCCGGAGCTCAAGCAGTTGGATGCTTGAAGTCGAGGGTAAGCAGGCCCACTCCTCGAGCATTTTCAGTGAGCAAACAGGTGCAGGCGCTATTAACGAAGCAGCCCGCATCATTGACGCTTTTTATTCAGATGTTCGGGGCGATTATGGACTGACCTTTAATGCGGGCACGCTACAAGGCGGGACGACAGTCAGCTATGACCCGAGCCAAAATCGCGGCAAAACATTCGGTAAAACCAATGTTGTTCCCAATACAGCTATCGCGCACGGTGGAATACGTGCGCTGTCTGTCGAGCAGTTGGCTCGCGCAAAAGTAAAGATGCAAGCTATCGTAGCAAGCCATCTTCCAAAGACGTCGGCGTCAATCACATTCACTGACAGCTACCCACCGATGGCACCCTCACCGGGCAATCGTGCCCTTGCCGACGAGCTCTCTACGATCAATCAAGCATTGGGACGTGGGGCTATGAAAACGTGGGATCCACTGAGACGTGGCGCCGCCGACATTTCCTTTGTTGCACCTTATACCGATGCCCTAGCCGGTATGGGTGCATTAGGAAAGGGGGGACACACGCCCAATGAAAGCCTCGCACTAGACTCCATGGCCCTAGCGATTAAGCGCGCCGCCATACTCATATACCGTCTTTCAGGTAAGGCTGCGCAAGAACAGTAG
- a CDS encoding amidohydrolase family protein, protein MSKTLPYRSQLFAAVFLLSTSYISASQALDDESSSPTWDVAAPHYSVDAQTLPLNVSEGTWMNLDVSPDGRHIAFDMLGDIYQLPISGGKAEPLLSGHAWEIQPQYSPDGRFLAFTSDRNGADNIWVMDLSNPGNKQQITHETFRLLNNPSWHPSGNYLVAKKHFTTSRSLGTGEVWLYDANIDAGIARENLSGSVLVERPSAAFQKELGEPTFSADGQSVFYIQNTTPGNTFIYHEDSNGEVMAIKRYDLQSGETSKVVGGAGGAVRPTPSPDGKSLAFVKRVRAASRLFVMDLESGEQTMLVDDLDPDMQETWAVQGAYPTMAWMPDSQEIVYWSKGKIWRVDVATKRSVNIPFEVNDERTAYPAVQVAVEVAPDTLKTSMPRFAVQSPSSNTVVFESMGKLYSRYPDGKTKRLTRDNGNSRELSPAFSPDGKTVFYLSWTDSGLGSVRKVRATGGRSAAVYSTPGHYVDLSVSSDGKTLLFTKLSGSSLTNPYWGKKPGIYTYTLGDKTAKFVSKRGRSPHFGPNDRIFATERVSSAVGRGSDDASSELISMNRAGEDIKSHAHSPLATVMFISPDGHHVAYREAGRLYVAALPVTGRSIALSSIADNTSGPSAFATERISAPGGEFVKWSADSKQVSWSVGPKFMAYRLDGSLGTSSRKSVELADLSLSVEADRPDGVVAFINAHVITMNDARKTIENGAVVVTENRISAVGEMGSVSIPEEAKIVDLAGRTLLPGYIDAHAHGPYARDDIIPQQNWSLLAHLGLGVTTVHNPSSRAAQVFPAAEYQRAGVTLGPRIFSTGEIIYGAKSTGFDPIESLDDAKAVVARLKAQGAISVKNYNQPRRAQRQMVIEAARDAGMLVVAEGGSLYNLDMNLVADGSTGIEHNIPTLNIYDDVRDFWSQTDVGYTPTLVVTYGGLTSEDRFYRDTEVWKHPLLAQFVPPTVLQPRSVRRVTSPEPDFRDDDAAAAAKELMELGVIVNTGAHGQREGLATHWEMWSFAEGGMSPMQMLSTATINPAKYLGMDSDLGSIEKGKLADLQVVDGNPLKNVKVTDQITHVMLNGRLYRASDLGEEVTGDSEAPTLWWHGLPQHEIR, encoded by the coding sequence ATGTCGAAAACACTCCCATATCGTTCGCAGCTCTTCGCTGCAGTGTTCCTCCTAAGTACCTCATACATTAGTGCAAGCCAGGCGCTCGATGACGAGTCCAGCAGCCCGACATGGGACGTTGCGGCCCCTCACTATTCCGTTGACGCCCAAACGCTTCCATTGAACGTAAGCGAGGGGACATGGATGAACCTTGACGTCTCCCCAGATGGCCGTCATATCGCTTTCGACATGCTCGGTGACATTTACCAATTACCGATTTCAGGCGGGAAAGCTGAACCCTTACTGAGCGGACATGCCTGGGAGATTCAACCACAGTACAGTCCCGATGGCCGATTCCTTGCCTTTACATCGGATCGTAATGGGGCTGACAACATCTGGGTCATGGACCTCTCTAACCCCGGCAATAAACAGCAGATAACACACGAGACGTTTCGCCTCCTAAACAACCCAAGCTGGCATCCATCGGGCAACTACTTAGTGGCCAAAAAGCACTTTACGACATCTCGATCTCTCGGAACGGGCGAAGTCTGGCTTTATGACGCCAATATCGATGCAGGTATAGCGCGTGAAAACCTCTCGGGGTCGGTGCTGGTAGAGCGACCGAGCGCGGCCTTTCAAAAAGAGCTAGGTGAACCCACCTTCAGTGCAGACGGCCAGTCCGTGTTCTACATTCAAAATACAACGCCGGGTAACACCTTCATCTACCACGAGGACAGTAACGGAGAAGTCATGGCCATTAAACGCTACGACCTCCAGAGCGGTGAAACCAGCAAAGTGGTTGGTGGAGCCGGTGGCGCAGTGAGGCCAACCCCCTCCCCCGACGGCAAGTCACTCGCCTTCGTGAAACGCGTCAGAGCCGCCTCGCGTCTGTTTGTCATGGACCTTGAATCAGGTGAGCAAACGATGCTGGTGGATGATCTGGATCCGGATATGCAAGAAACCTGGGCTGTTCAAGGTGCCTACCCCACCATGGCGTGGATGCCGGATAGCCAAGAAATCGTCTACTGGTCGAAAGGTAAAATTTGGCGGGTCGATGTCGCAACGAAGAGGTCGGTGAACATTCCGTTTGAAGTCAACGATGAACGTACGGCTTACCCTGCTGTTCAAGTCGCCGTGGAGGTCGCGCCCGATACACTCAAAACATCAATGCCGCGGTTTGCCGTCCAAAGCCCCAGCAGCAACACCGTTGTTTTTGAATCCATGGGTAAGCTCTACAGTCGATATCCGGACGGTAAAACAAAGCGACTTACCCGAGACAACGGCAACTCGCGAGAGCTCTCTCCCGCTTTCTCGCCAGATGGAAAGACGGTTTTCTATCTTTCATGGACGGACTCAGGGCTCGGCTCGGTCCGCAAAGTGAGAGCCACCGGCGGGCGCTCTGCCGCGGTTTATAGTACCCCAGGGCATTATGTTGACTTGAGCGTCTCAAGCGATGGAAAAACGCTGCTATTTACCAAACTAAGCGGTAGCTCGCTGACAAATCCCTACTGGGGAAAAAAACCGGGGATTTACACTTACACCCTCGGTGACAAGACGGCAAAATTTGTCAGCAAGCGTGGTCGTTCACCGCACTTTGGGCCTAACGACCGTATTTTTGCCACGGAGCGCGTGAGCTCAGCCGTCGGACGAGGTAGTGACGACGCCTCGAGTGAACTTATCTCCATGAACCGTGCTGGCGAGGACATCAAATCGCATGCCCACTCACCCCTTGCGACAGTAATGTTTATATCACCCGACGGACACCATGTTGCCTACAGAGAGGCCGGACGCCTTTACGTCGCAGCCTTACCGGTAACTGGGCGTTCTATTGCCTTATCGAGTATTGCTGACAACACATCCGGACCTTCAGCGTTCGCGACTGAGCGCATCAGCGCACCCGGTGGTGAGTTTGTTAAATGGAGTGCCGACTCCAAGCAGGTCTCGTGGAGTGTCGGTCCTAAGTTTATGGCCTATCGCCTCGACGGCTCGCTAGGAACCAGTTCGCGCAAGTCTGTCGAGCTCGCGGACTTAAGCTTATCCGTTGAGGCTGATCGACCCGACGGCGTCGTCGCCTTCATCAACGCACACGTCATCACCATGAATGACGCGCGAAAGACGATAGAAAACGGCGCGGTTGTTGTGACCGAAAACCGAATCTCTGCCGTTGGGGAGATGGGGAGTGTATCGATCCCTGAAGAGGCCAAAATCGTCGATCTGGCGGGACGAACCTTATTGCCAGGCTACATTGATGCGCACGCACACGGACCCTACGCTCGCGACGACATTATCCCTCAGCAAAATTGGTCGTTGCTGGCCCATTTAGGTCTGGGTGTCACGACAGTCCACAATCCCTCGAGCAGAGCGGCTCAGGTTTTTCCGGCCGCCGAATATCAACGTGCCGGGGTGACCTTGGGCCCAAGAATTTTCTCTACCGGCGAAATTATTTATGGTGCCAAAAGCACGGGCTTTGATCCCATTGAATCACTTGACGATGCCAAGGCAGTCGTCGCGCGTTTGAAAGCACAGGGGGCCATCAGCGTTAAAAACTACAATCAACCACGCCGTGCGCAACGCCAAATGGTGATTGAAGCAGCGCGCGATGCGGGAATGCTCGTTGTCGCTGAAGGTGGCTCGCTCTACAACCTCGACATGAACTTGGTGGCTGACGGTTCAACCGGTATCGAGCACAATATTCCGACACTGAACATTTACGATGACGTGCGGGACTTTTGGTCACAAACCGATGTGGGCTATACACCAACCCTCGTTGTTACCTATGGCGGATTGACCTCAGAAGACCGCTTCTACCGTGATACCGAGGTGTGGAAACACCCCCTACTCGCGCAATTTGTACCACCAACCGTGCTCCAGCCGCGCTCTGTTCGGCGTGTCACCTCGCCCGAGCCAGATTTCAGAGATGACGACGCGGCTGCCGCGGCGAAGGAGTTAATGGAACTCGGTGTCATCGTAAACACGGGTGCACATGGTCAGCGTGAGGGTTTGGCTACTCACTGGGAAATGTGGAGCTTTGCTGAAGGCGGAATGAGCCCCATGCAAATGCTCTCAACGGCCACCATTAATCCGGCGAAATATTTGGGCATGGATAGTGACTTGGGGTCTATCGAGAAAGGCAAGCTAGCCGACTTGCAGGTTGTCGACGGTAACCCGCTTAAGAACGTTAAGGTCACCGATCAGATAACACATGTCATGCTCAATGGTCGCCTTTACCGTGCGAGTGATCTTGGCGAGGAGGTGACGGGCGATTCCGAAGCACCCACGCTTTGGTGGCATGGTCTGCCGCAACACGAAATACGATAA
- a CDS encoding sodium:solute symporter family transporter has product MLSIIDWAVVALYLLGLVTMSLYLSRQQTSAEDYFVASNSGNALSIALSVMATQCSTNSILGAPAFVAFVVGGGLVWLQYELALPLAMIFIAIFLIPIFHRERLVSVYLYLGRRFDDKTQWLISGLFQVSRAAVAGITVYGVASMVSVVTGLSFTQSVLLFGAITIVYDVLGGIRAVIISDVVQMVILTSVLGYLAYLLIASAGGVEAMLAQIPAERTAALSFRHHGLGDGHDFAFLPMLIGGFFLYVAYYGCDQSQVQRQLCAATQDDNQKILLINGVLRFPLVLLYCLIGAGLAAYATSHTDFLSSLPLINDAPNYNMALPVLFSRELPAGVVGLAVVALLAAAMSSLDSVINSLSATTLKDFVKPAMRERIATPAQELWWGRALTVVWGVFALVTAFFVDDIASTVIVAVNKVGSLINGPILGVFLLGLLTQRATGRGARIGFFVGLAVNGFLWAAIPSVSWLWWNVIGLAATMGVGLMTSGEASSDPEPTDLMWSPAFYRSAGFTRSWAPAYGFLGLWTLLLMGVLMVFGAR; this is encoded by the coding sequence TTGTTATCGATAATTGATTGGGCGGTGGTCGCGCTCTATTTGCTGGGACTGGTGACGATGAGTCTTTACCTGTCTCGCCAACAGACATCTGCTGAGGATTATTTTGTCGCTTCCAATAGTGGTAATGCACTGAGCATTGCTTTGTCCGTCATGGCGACCCAGTGCTCCACCAACAGTATTTTGGGGGCTCCAGCTTTCGTTGCCTTTGTGGTTGGCGGCGGGCTCGTATGGCTGCAGTATGAGCTCGCTCTGCCACTCGCGATGATCTTTATCGCTATTTTCCTCATTCCAATCTTTCACCGGGAACGCCTTGTCTCGGTATATCTGTATCTGGGCCGCCGATTTGATGACAAAACACAGTGGCTTATCAGCGGTCTGTTTCAGGTTTCTCGCGCCGCTGTTGCTGGAATCACCGTCTACGGTGTCGCGAGTATGGTTTCTGTTGTGACGGGGCTTTCCTTCACACAATCCGTACTGCTCTTTGGTGCCATTACCATCGTCTATGACGTTCTTGGGGGGATTAGGGCTGTGATTATCAGCGACGTCGTCCAGATGGTGATCCTGACCAGTGTTTTGGGTTATCTCGCGTACTTATTGATTGCGTCCGCTGGGGGAGTTGAGGCGATGCTGGCGCAAATTCCAGCCGAGCGTACTGCGGCTCTCTCATTTCGTCATCACGGTCTGGGTGACGGTCATGACTTTGCTTTCCTGCCCATGCTGATTGGCGGGTTTTTCCTCTATGTCGCGTACTACGGTTGCGATCAGAGTCAGGTGCAGCGCCAACTGTGTGCGGCTACGCAAGATGATAATCAGAAGATATTGCTGATCAACGGGGTTCTGCGTTTTCCCCTGGTGCTCCTGTATTGCCTCATTGGAGCGGGGCTTGCGGCTTATGCAACCTCGCACACCGACTTCCTGTCTTCCCTCCCCCTTATCAATGATGCGCCAAACTACAACATGGCGCTGCCTGTCCTCTTTTCTCGGGAGTTGCCCGCAGGCGTGGTGGGGTTAGCGGTCGTTGCGCTGTTGGCTGCCGCGATGTCCTCACTCGATTCGGTCATCAACAGTCTATCGGCGACCACATTGAAGGACTTTGTTAAACCGGCGATGAGGGAGCGAATAGCAACGCCAGCGCAGGAGCTTTGGTGGGGTAGGGCACTCACGGTGGTTTGGGGGGTGTTCGCCTTGGTCACCGCGTTTTTTGTCGATGATATAGCGTCTACCGTTATTGTGGCGGTGAACAAGGTGGGGTCCTTGATTAACGGTCCCATTCTTGGCGTATTTCTCTTGGGATTGCTGACTCAAAGGGCGACCGGAAGAGGCGCTCGAATCGGCTTCTTCGTCGGCCTTGCGGTCAATGGGTTCCTGTGGGCGGCGATACCCTCTGTTTCGTGGCTGTGGTGGAACGTTATCGGGTTGGCGGCGACTATGGGGGTCGGGCTGATGACCAGTGGCGAGGCATCATCAGATCCAGAACCCACTGATCTTATGTGGAGCCCTGCCTTCTACCGCAGTGCGGGTTTTACGAGAAGCTGGGCACCTGCTTATGGGTTCCTTGGACTTTGGACACTGCTACTTATGGGCGTACTCATGGTGTTTGGAGCACGATAA
- a CDS encoding sterol desaturase family protein — MLLTLLRDNLPRDLTWPLLLLTLVLAVTIWLFRGGRGSKDASGSERPAGLLEFLIPRDIYTHVSARVDITLYVFERFLRPFWATALILSVGTFAETLVMNGLADTWGTGPTLDISYGWMLLFSLVTLLLYDFIFSIIHYTEHKVPALWVIHKVHHSAEVLTPLTRYREHFLEGPIYAAGAALAYGIAGGLFGWLFESDVTHATLFNIGFFSLLFGFNGSFRHYHGAFPYPVWLSKWLHSPVMHHAHHSYLEKHWDTNLAAVTSLWDRLFGTLYIPEKGEHTLGSGPRDTRSISNVLAQYRRPIQRLVRHAYRGLYAIDQSIDWRCHTDRCKGESALIIVLQTP, encoded by the coding sequence GTGCTGCTCACGCTACTGCGGGACAATTTACCGCGAGATCTTACTTGGCCCTTACTATTACTCACGCTGGTGCTTGCTGTAACGATCTGGCTTTTTCGTGGCGGCCGTGGCTCGAAGGATGCGTCAGGTAGCGAGCGCCCCGCCGGTTTACTTGAGTTTCTCATACCACGCGATATCTATACCCATGTATCTGCTCGTGTTGATATCACCCTTTATGTCTTTGAGCGCTTTTTAAGACCCTTTTGGGCCACCGCCCTGATTTTAAGTGTTGGCACCTTCGCCGAGACCCTAGTTATGAATGGCTTGGCAGACACTTGGGGTACCGGACCTACGCTGGACATAAGCTACGGATGGATGCTGCTCTTCAGCTTGGTAACGCTGTTGCTGTATGACTTTATCTTTTCCATCATTCACTACACCGAACATAAAGTGCCGGCACTGTGGGTCATCCACAAAGTGCATCACTCAGCAGAGGTCCTAACGCCGTTAACACGTTACCGAGAGCACTTCCTCGAAGGGCCCATCTATGCGGCTGGCGCTGCCTTAGCGTACGGCATTGCAGGTGGCCTGTTTGGCTGGTTATTCGAGAGTGATGTTACGCATGCGACGCTGTTTAACATCGGTTTCTTTTCCTTACTTTTCGGATTCAATGGATCTTTCCGGCATTATCACGGCGCGTTTCCTTACCCCGTGTGGTTGTCGAAGTGGCTGCACAGCCCGGTGATGCACCACGCTCATCACAGCTATCTGGAAAAGCACTGGGACACTAACCTTGCTGCGGTGACGAGTCTTTGGGATCGACTCTTCGGAACGCTTTATATTCCCGAAAAAGGTGAGCACACACTGGGGTCTGGGCCCAGAGACACAAGATCAATATCGAACGTGTTGGCACAATACCGCCGGCCCATTCAAAGATTGGTTCGCCATGCTTACAGGGGGCTCTATGCGATCGACCAATCCATTGACTGGCGGTGCCACACAGACCGATGTAAAGGCGAAAGTGCGCTAATTATCGTGCTCCAAACACCATGA